GCCGACCAGAGCAAGTGAACTCGCAAAACCATAAAAGAATGCAAGCAGCTTCATTTGAAGAGGTTCTGGAGCAAATCCTGTTGAAGGATAAGCGCTACCATCGTGATGCCTACGTGTTTCTACGCGAGGCATTGGACTATACCCAAAAGCTGGTAACGAAGGGAACATCCAAGGGCAGCATCCGGCATGTTAGCGGGCAGGAATTGCTCGCTGGAATTCGTGATTATGCCTTGGAACAGTTCGGGCCCATGGCGATTACCGTTTTGGAGGAATGGGGAATTAAATCATGCCAGGAGTTTGGCGAGATGGTTTTTATCATGGTTGAGAATAGTCTCCTCGCAAAAACCGATCAGGACTCGCGCGCTGATTTTGAGGGCGGCTATGATTTTCATGAGGCATTTACCAAACCCTTCCTGCCCAAGGAAAAACTTTCGACGCAATTGCCGGAAGCCAAGCCTGCCCGGGCGTAGGTTCGTTGGAGTAAAAGGTCCAGATTTTTAAACAGAATATTTGTCTACTGAAATATGTCCGCACCCACTGTGTCCACGGCCAGAAACGGTTTAATCGGAAGTAGTGACCTCCCGGCGCTGCCGCCCGGAGTAAAGGTGACCACGTTGGAAAACGGGCTCACGATCATTGTGCGTGAAGACCACAATGCACCGGTGGTATCAGTGCAGGCGTGGAGCATGACTGGAAGCGTCCACGAAGGAAAGTGGCTGGGCGCTGGAATGTCTCATGTGCTTGAGCACATGCTTTTCAAAGGGACCACGACGCGTGGCGCAGGGCGCATTGACCAGGAGGTCCAGGACGCGGGAGGTTACATGAACGCCTATACCTCCTTCGATCGCACAGTCTATTACATCGATGTGCCGAATACCGGCGCGAAGGTGGCAGTGGATATTCTTTGCGACATCATGCAGCACGCCACCCTGCCCGCGGAGGAGATGGAAAAGGAGAAGCAGGTTATTCTTCGCGAAATGGACATGAACCAGGATGATCCTGGACGTCGCTCCAGCAGGCGCTTGTTTGAGACTGCATATACGAAGAGCCCCTACCGTTACACAGTCATCGGTTATCCCGACATATATAACGAGTTAAAGGCGGATGACATCCGGGAGTATTATCATCAGCGCTATGCTCCCAACAACGTGTTCTACGTTGTTGTGGGAGACATCAAGACGGAGGAAGTTATTGCCCAGATTCGGGAGTCGTATGCCAAAGCCAAAGCCAAGGCAATGCCGCCGCTGGTATTACCTGAGGAGCCAAAGCAGACGGCCTCACGCGAGGTGATTGAAGAAGCGCCAATTGAATTGGGATATGTTTATTTTAGCTGGCACATACCGGAATTAAGGCATCCAGATGTTCCGATTCTCGATGTCCTGGCGGTCATTCTGGGTAGTGGCCGCAGCTCGCACCTGTATCAGCAAATTCGGGAGAAAGCGGGATTGGTAAATTCCGTGGATGCATGGACGTACAGTCCAGGAAGCACCGGGTTGCTCGGCATGAGCGCGGTGGTGGATGCTGATAAGTTCAACGCGGCGCGGGAAGCGATGCTGGTTGAAATTGAGAAGCTGAAGGATGAACCAATTTCCGCCGCCGAGGTGAACAAGGCAGTAAAACAATTCATTTCGGCCACCTTGTCTTCACGCAAAACGATGAGTGGGCAGGCCCAGGATTTGGGCGGCAACTGGCTCTCGGCGAATGATCTGAATTTTTCAGAGCGTTACCTGGCAGCAGTGAAACAGGTGACGCCGGCGGACTTGCAACGGGTCGCCAGGCAATATTTGACTTCCGGCAACCGAACACTTTATGCGTTGCTGCTACGGGCGCTGCGCCGAAACCGACGACGCTGGGCGAAGAGAAGCAGGAACATCCGATACAAAAATTTGATTTGCCGAATGGATTGCGATTGCTGGTCAAGGAGGACCATCGCCTGCCTTTCGTGCAATTTCGCGCGGTGTTTAAGGGCGGCGTGTTGGCTGAGGAGCCTGAGAAAAACGGAGTGAGCAGCCTTACGACGAAAATGCTCCTGAAAGGTACAAAGACACATTCGGCGGAAGACATTGCGCGGGAGATCGAATCCATCGGCGGCAGCATCGATACGTTTGGCGGGAACAACAGTTTTGGAGCGAGCGCCGAAGTTTTGAGCGGCGATTTTGCCACGGGACTGGATCTGTTATCGGATGTCCTGCTTAATCCGGTGTTCCCCTCCTCCGCCCTCGAAAGAGAAAAGCAAATCCAACTTGCCGGCATCAAAGCGCAGAAAGATCAGCTTTTAAAAACTGCAGGGGTTAATATGCGCAAGGCCCTGTTTGGCAATCAGGGATATGGCTTGGACAGTATGGGCACAGAAGAAACCGTGCCGCGCCTGCAGGTGGCCGATCTACAGAACTTGCATCAACGGCTGACAGTTCCGAACAATTGTGTGCTGGCGATTTATGGTGATGTGCAGGCAGGTGCCGTAAAGGCTGAGGTTGAAAAAATGTTCGGGAATTGGAAACCCAGTGCCAAACCGCTGCCTGAACCAGTCAAGCCCAAGCTTCTTAGCGAGGTGAAGCAGGTCTGCGAAACGCGCGATAAGAAGCAGGCGGTGTTGATCATCGGTTTTTCCGGAACAACATTGTATGAGAAGGACCGTTATCCGCTGGAATTAATCCAGGAAGCCTGCAGTGATCTTGGGTCGCGACTGTTCCTGCGCGTGCGCGAGAACCTGGGGCTGGCTTATTACGTTGGAGCGCAAAACTTCATGGGAATCGTGCCGGGTTATTTCGCCTTCTATTGTGGCACTGCTCCGGAGAAGGTGGAGCTCGTAGAAAAAGAGTTGCTGCGCGAGGCGGAATTGTTGCGCGCGGATGGATTGACTGAGGAGGAGCTCAAACGGGCAAAGGCGAAGGTTATCGGGCAGAAGAAAATTGCCCGGCAGGATTTGGGCGGGCTTGCCAGCACTACGGCTTTGGATGAACTGTTTGGCCTTGGCTACGCACATAGCGAGACTGAGGATGCAGAATATGAGGCGGTCACGCTGGAGCAAATCAAGACGGTGGCGCAGAAATATCTCAAGCCGGATGCGCTGGTAATTTCAGTCGTCAAGCCGGAAGCCATCAGCACCAGCAAAGGCAAAGAGTAAGGACGCGAGGTTTAGCGCATCCACTGAGATCGGTTACGGAATGCTGGCCAGGAGAAAGTCTGCGGTCCTGGTCAGGTCCTGGTTCAAGCGATCCAATTCATCGGAGACGGGATTCATTGCGACTGACGGCATGGTGCTGATTTGATTTCCCATTTCCAAGGCGTCGGCCGCCATAGCCAACGCCTGTGAATTGAGTTCAGGGTTCGCAGTTGAGCGAGGAGATTGCAAGGTCCACCAGACTATCAACAGCAGCAAAGCAGCCAGTGAAGTGGCAGGAAGCCAGCGTAAGACATTGAAACTGAAATTGGCCTGAGGGCGTTCAGCCTGGCGGACCGCCTGCATGATTGAGTTATGAAGTGAAGGAGACGTTTCAGGCTGCGGCACCGATTGCTTCAAAGCCCGATCCAGAGCGGAGGCATTCTTTGCGAATTGGCGCACGTCATTGGCTTTGGTCTCCGGGATGTGATCCGGAATTGGTTTGCCAGCATCCAGAGCCGTGGAGATTTTGAATTTCGCAAGGAATGTTTTCATACACATTGTTTTAATTACACGAGACCCAAGCCAGATTGTTTGAGTCGGGCTGCTGCCGGTCCAGTCTGGAGACCAGGAGTCTCTTTAGGTTTGGAGCCGGCAGTGGCAACTCCATTTGGTTGGTTGGGAGCTTTTCCAGCGATTTCTATTTCGTGGCCGAGAGTCGTGCGAGCCCGAAATAAGAGCACTTTGACGTGGGTTCGGGTTTTGCGGAGCACCTGGGCGATTTCCTCAACGCTCATTTCTTCAGCATATTTCAGCCACAAAGCCTCAAACTGCAAAGGTGGCAAATGTTGGCGGGCGGTTGACCAAAGCCCTTGCCGAGCTTCCTTCCGTGCCAATTGTGACGCCGGGTCATCGTGGTCGGTTTGGTCAGGAACCGGTTCATCGGCCATGGGAGGTGTGGCGCGATGGTGGTCGATCGACTTGCGGCGGGCGATGGTGAAGAGCCAGGGAGCGAACTTTTTGCTCAAATCAAATTGAGCGATGGCCTGGAAGGCACGCACAAAGGTGTCCTGGGTGATCTCGCGCGCATCAGCGTCATTACGGCAGAGGTTGGCAACAAAACGGTGGATGCGGCCTTCGTACCGATAGACCAGTTTTTCAAACGCGGACAGGGAGCCTACCTGGGTTAGCCGGGCAAGCTCCTCGTCTGAAACCGTTTTGATTTCCCAGGCCATTTGTTTTTATAATAAGGGACCAACCTCTGCGATTTGGGCAAGCACTTATTCCTATTCGGCATGCTTTTTGGCTTTGCGCGCGGCGTCGGCTTTCATGATTGCAATTGCATCGCCGACTGGGAGGGACAAGGTTGAGATGGTAACAGCGCCATCCTGCTTAAGGGTGATGGCATCGGCCAACTTTTGAGCATTAGGATTGTCCTTTTGCAGTTTCATGAGCGAAACCATTCCTTGAGCGATGGAATTGATATTTTTGGCAACTTCCTCGTCGTTGGCTTCCAATGTAATCGTGGCGATCAACTGTTGTTGCGCCTCACCAACATCAAGGCGGATCGACTTGGATAACTTGAGGAGCTGGGAATTCGGGTCGGTTCCGGGCAGGTCGAGCCTGCGAGCGGCCCCTTGGATGAAGCTGGTCGTGCCGGTCGCGCCGAGTTGAGGGAAGGTGGAAGTGGTGGATAGATTTGCACCGCCGTCGAGAACATCCAAGGCGCTGGCGACGGTGGCTTCACGTTGTCCGAAGATGACGCGGTTGCCTTGAATTGAGGCGTAAACCCGCTTTTCCCCGTGCTTATTCTTTTTGTTTTCGTCGATCCAGCTGTGGATCGTGTGCGCGCCGTGCTCGCTGCTCTCGTATTTTTTCGCGGCTTTGGCAAGGGTAGTGAGACGTTCAGCATCGAAATCAGCGTATACCAGCAGGACACCATCCTCGGGCTTGGCGCCGGTGCCGTAGAGCGTCAGGCCGTGCAGCTGCTTGCGGGGATCGAAACTGAAGATGGTTTGGAAGGCAGCGAGCTTGGCCTTGGATTCCGGTTTATCCATTTCACCGAGGATAAATTGCCCAATGGCCGTGGGACGGAGGCTGTCGCAGTCCAGATGCAGCACCCAAGCAGGGTCCGCCGGGACGTCGGCGCGTTGCAGTGGAGCGGACCAGGCAGGCAAAGTGAGTGCACAAAGTGCAGTGACGGAGAGGGTTCGGTTCCAGAAATTGCTTTTCATATTTTATCTGTTCCAGTTTCGTTATCGTACGAGCGAATAATGATCCGCTTTCAATAAGGCTTACGGATTGAGTGGAGAAAAGGTTACAGCAAAGATATGAACCCTCCGGCCTTACCCGGTAGCGACGCGATAGGCGGCCAGGATGCCGAAGACGAGCCACATCAGGAATCCCAGACTCCGGCTTCGTTGGAACACCGACCATCTATAGGATAAAGTGTCGGCTCTGCTCCTGACTGTCTTGATGAATTCAGCCTTGGAGGGCTTGCCGTTTAGGAAATCCTGCAGTTCGGGCAAGGTGGCACGAAAATCCTGGATTTCCTCTTTGGTAACAAAGAATTCGTTTTTCCCATAATGATGCGCGAACAAGTTAGAGATTTCCTGATCAGAACTGGCATTCAGCGCCTTTCGGGCGAAAGCAGTGTGCTCGACATAGGCATTCTCGGCAAGGCCGTCCAGGGAACCATCGACGAAGCGTTGGATTACGAAATACTGGCCGCCAATGATGGCCAGGGCGGTAATTAGGACGGCGATGGAGCCGTATTTGTGGGTGGTAGGACAACCGAATTTGCGCATGCCAAGGCCGACGGCGACGCCGATAAGCCAGGAGACGATGCGAATCTCATAACCGGTTGCAAGAGTTAACAGATACCAGGCAAATGCAGCCAAGGCACCGGCAGCCACACCAGCCATGATTCCCATGGCGGGCTTTCCGCGGCTCATTGAAACTTTGGTTAATTGTTTATTCGCCGCCGAAAGTTGAGCGTAAGGTGGAGCGACAGGGGGAACGGTCTCGGCCTCGGGACTGGTGGTGGTCGGAGTTGGCTCCGCCCGGTGGATGCGTAGTCTGCGGTTTTCAGCTGGTCCCGATGGCGCAGCGTTTAGTGCGGATTGAGCGCGAAAGTTTTGCGAGAATGGCGTTACCGAGTTTGGTGTCATCGCCCCGCATGAAGGGCAACAGACGCTGAAAGGCATCCGACCATCTCCGGCTCAACATCAAACTTAAAGTTCTGGCCGCAGGGACATTGAATTTTGATTTCCATGCTCTCCTCACCTCTTTCGAAATTTTGCTTACTTACCGACTAAATCATTCTGGTAGATTTAGCTGGATGGGGCACGGAAAAACAAGGTGCAAAATAGTACGCCTAGTGATTATCGGGATAGAGCGAAAACTTTTGCTTTTTGATAGACAGGGGTGAGCAGGATGAATAGTAATTAATGATTCATAGGAACTCGAGCAACCCTAACTTAATTATGCCCCAATTGGTATTAAATCCAGGAACTCCACAGGCGAAAGAATACGAACTTAAGCAGGGGACAAATTACATTGGGCGCGGGTTCGCGAATGATTTTCAGATCGATGATGGTTCAGTGTCCACGAGGCACTGCCAGATCACGGTGAATGGCAATCAAGTCCATTTCCAGGACCTGAGGTCGACGAATGGCAGTTGTCTGAATGGCACGCCGGTGCAGGAGGCGACGCTACAGCCAGGTCAACGATTGCGCCTGGGTGGAGTGGAATTCCTATTTCAAGATGATGCGGTGGGAAGCGTGAGTGTGGAGTCCCTGGCGATGACAGCAACACCCGTGGCTGTTGCGATGAGCGTGGGAGGTTCTGCGGTTGCGACAGCTGCGCCGGTGGCGGTAGCGGCTCCGGCAAGTGGTTTGCGCATTTCACGTTCACATGCGGAGGAAACTGCAGCATCGGCATCCCCTGCTCCTGCGGGTGGGTTGCGTGTCGCGGGACTGGCTCCGACGGTGGCAGCACCGCCGCCACCGAGTCATGAGATACCTACTCCGCCGCTGCTATCGAGTCCAGTGGCACGGCCGGGAGGGAAACTGGTTTGCAAGTATCATCCCAAATCAACGGCCAGGTGGAGTTGCCCAAAGTGCGGCCAGGTGTTTTGTGATTTGTGCGTGAGTGCACGCTCAATGGGTAGTGAGTCCGGGAACTTTTGCCGAAAATGCGCCGTGTTGTGCAATCCGGTTGAAGTGGCGATAGATCCGACTGAGGCTTCGAGGAAATCCAATTTTTTTGCCCAGTTGGGAGGCGCTTTTGGCTATCCTTTCAGACGAGGGGGCATGTACGTTCTTGTTGGCGGCACTCTTTTTTTTACCCTGATTCAATCGTTAGCCACATTTGCTTTTGAAATGCACTTCCTTCTCGGCGTGGGCTTTATTTTCGCATTGTGGCTGGAGGCTATTTCGCTGGGCTACCTTTATGGTTACATGCAAAACGTCATCCATGTCACGGCGGATGGTGATGTGGACGAACCTTCGCTGCCGGAGGTTACCAGTTTTTGGCAGGACATTATGGCACCTTGTTTCCAGCTGATTGGAATCCTGTTGCTCTGTTTTGGCCCAACAATTGGAGCCGCAGCATGGGCAGCATCCAATGGCGGACCGGTTGCAGCCCTTTTGGCAATTCCAGCGATTTTATTTGGATGTGTTTATTTTCCGATGGCAATTTTGTCGGCAACCATGTTGGGAAGCATAACCGCAATCAATCCGCTGGTGGTCATTCCAGCCATCGCCAAGGTGCCGTTGCAATATTTCGTTGCTTTCCTCGTTTTGGGTGGGGTTTTCCTGGTGCGGTGGGCCGGTGCGGCCTGGTTGCCCACAATCATCCCGGTTCGATTTGTTCCCGGCCTTATCTCAAGCTTCGTCGGCTTGTACTTTCTTACAGTGGAATGCCGCGTCCTGGGCCTGCTCTATTACGCAAACAAGCAAAAGATTGGCTGGTTCAACAGGTAGAAAGACAGTGACTGCTCAGTTCGCGGTATTCAGTCGGATTTGCGACCAGGAGTTTAGATTCAACATTTACTCATGCCAAAATTGCTGCTCCATGTTGGGAGTCCGAGTCAGCGGGAATTTCAACTTCATCCCGGGGTTAATACCCTGGGTTCGACGGTTACGAATGACATATCCATCTATCACCACTCGATTGAAGATTTACACTGCGAAATAGTGGTGGAAGATGAAGGGGTGCTGGTTCGGGATTTAGGGTCGAGATACGGCTGTTTCGTGAACGAGGTGCAGCTTCATGAGGGCTATTTGCAGGCGAGTTGCACACTGCGAGTGGGAGAGGTGGAGTTGCTTTTTCAGGAGGATGCGCCGGAGTTGGTGCCAACGGCGGAGTTGTTCGCGGTCGAGGAGCAAACCGCGGCGACACCGAGGGTTTATAATCGGATGCGGGATGGATCACCGGCGTGTGAGAATCATGGGCGTTATCAGGCCAGGTTTGAGTGTCCGCAGTGTAGCGGTTTCTTTTGTGATTTGTGTGTGACGACGACGCGGGTGAAAGGGATATTACACAAGCAGTGCCGGAAATGTCAGTGTGAATGCGGACCGGTTGATCCAACTTTACTGAATCCAACCGACGAAGATGCGGACAAAAGTTTTTTTGCACTGTTGCCGAAGGTTTTTCGCTATCCGTTTCAAGGTGATGGTTGGGTCCTGATGATCAC
This genomic stretch from Pedosphaera parvula Ellin514 harbors:
- a CDS encoding Minf_1886 family protein, whose protein sequence is MQAASFEEVLEQILLKDKRYHRDAYVFLREALDYTQKLVTKGTSKGSIRHVSGQELLAGIRDYALEQFGPMAITVLEEWGIKSCQEFGEMVFIMVENSLLAKTDQDSRADFEGGYDFHEAFTKPFLPKEKLSTQLPEAKPARA
- a CDS encoding M16 family metallopeptidase — protein: MSAPTVSTARNGLIGSSDLPALPPGVKVTTLENGLTIIVREDHNAPVVSVQAWSMTGSVHEGKWLGAGMSHVLEHMLFKGTTTRGAGRIDQEVQDAGGYMNAYTSFDRTVYYIDVPNTGAKVAVDILCDIMQHATLPAEEMEKEKQVILREMDMNQDDPGRRSSRRLFETAYTKSPYRYTVIGYPDIYNELKADDIREYYHQRYAPNNVFYVVVGDIKTEEVIAQIRESYAKAKAKAMPPLVLPEEPKQTASREVIEEAPIELGYVYFSWHIPELRHPDVPILDVLAVILGSGRSSHLYQQIREKAGLVNSVDAWTYSPGSTGLLGMSAVVDADKFNAAREAMLVEIEKLKDEPISAAEVNKAVKQFISATLSSRKTMSGQAQDLGGNWLSANDLNFSERYLAAVKQVTPADLQRVARQYLTSGNRTLYALLLRALRRNRRRWAKRSRNIRYKNLICRMDCDCWSRRTIACLSCNFARCLRAACWLRSLRKTE
- a CDS encoding M16 family metallopeptidase; the protein is MLAEEPEKNGVSSLTTKMLLKGTKTHSAEDIAREIESIGGSIDTFGGNNSFGASAEVLSGDFATGLDLLSDVLLNPVFPSSALEREKQIQLAGIKAQKDQLLKTAGVNMRKALFGNQGYGLDSMGTEETVPRLQVADLQNLHQRLTVPNNCVLAIYGDVQAGAVKAEVEKMFGNWKPSAKPLPEPVKPKLLSEVKQVCETRDKKQAVLIIGFSGTTLYEKDRYPLELIQEACSDLGSRLFLRVRENLGLAYYVGAQNFMGIVPGYFAFYCGTAPEKVELVEKELLREAELLRADGLTEEELKRAKAKVIGQKKIARQDLGGLASTTALDELFGLGYAHSETEDAEYEAVTLEQIKTVAQKYLKPDALVISVVKPEAISTSKGKE
- a CDS encoding RNA polymerase sigma factor, giving the protein MAWEIKTVSDEELARLTQVGSLSAFEKLVYRYEGRIHRFVANLCRNDADAREITQDTFVRAFQAIAQFDLSKKFAPWLFTIARRKSIDHHRATPPMADEPVPDQTDHDDPASQLARKEARQGLWSTARQHLPPLQFEALWLKYAEEMSVEEIAQVLRKTRTHVKVLLFRARTTLGHEIEIAGKAPNQPNGVATAGSKPKETPGLQTGPAAARLKQSGLGLV
- a CDS encoding FHA domain-containing protein, with product MPQLVLNPGTPQAKEYELKQGTNYIGRGFANDFQIDDGSVSTRHCQITVNGNQVHFQDLRSTNGSCLNGTPVQEATLQPGQRLRLGGVEFLFQDDAVGSVSVESLAMTATPVAVAMSVGGSAVATAAPVAVAAPASGLRISRSHAEETAASASPAPAGGLRVAGLAPTVAAPPPPSHEIPTPPLLSSPVARPGGKLVCKYHPKSTARWSCPKCGQVFCDLCVSARSMGSESGNFCRKCAVLCNPVEVAIDPTEASRKSNFFAQLGGAFGYPFRRGGMYVLVGGTLFFTLIQSLATFAFEMHFLLGVGFIFALWLEAISLGYLYGYMQNVIHVTADGDVDEPSLPEVTSFWQDIMAPCFQLIGILLLCFGPTIGAAAWAASNGGPVAALLAIPAILFGCVYFPMAILSATMLGSITAINPLVVIPAIAKVPLQYFVAFLVLGGVFLVRWAGAAWLPTIIPVRFVPGLISSFVGLYFLTVECRVLGLLYYANKQKIGWFNR
- a CDS encoding FHA domain-containing protein, with protein sequence MPKLLLHVGSPSQREFQLHPGVNTLGSTVTNDISIYHHSIEDLHCEIVVEDEGVLVRDLGSRYGCFVNEVQLHEGYLQASCTLRVGEVELLFQEDAPELVPTAELFAVEEQTAATPRVYNRMRDGSPACENHGRYQARFECPQCSGFFCDLCVTTTRVKGILHKQCRKCQCECGPVDPTLLNPTDEDADKSFFALLPKVFRYPFQGDGWVLMITGTLFYLFVNFIANAGVYSPASLVALILVSVFAFGYLFSYQQRIVVTTTNGAQEMPDWPDFLGWGDVFGPLMQLIIILAFCFSPTLLMAILASNQPFLSGLVAPTMVLGCLYFPMAILAVSMFDTVMALNPVLIIPSMLRVYREYLTACGVLLLILLLQGLVNFCMDQFKHAIVIPSVVCGFFAWYFLTVEMRLLGVLYRTKKAELGWFRK